Proteins encoded within one genomic window of Triticum aestivum cultivar Chinese Spring chromosome 2D, IWGSC CS RefSeq v2.1, whole genome shotgun sequence:
- the LOC123051950 gene encoding pectin acetylesterase 2 codes for MGSWPLLALLLGFLAGIARGSEPWSNGTQVYSTNANSGSGSNGAFVALTLIQSAAAKGAVCLDGSLPGYHLHRGSGSGSNNWLVNLEGGGWCNDVKSCVFRKGSRRGSSNHMERQLQFTGIMSNRPEENPDFYNWNRVKVRYCDGGSFTGDGADAASGLYFRGQRIWQAAIDDLMAQGMRSASQALLSGCSAGGASAILHCDEFRGMFPSNTRVKCLADAGMFLDSVDIAGRREMRDLFNGIVRLQASGRSLPRSCTSRMDKTSCFFPQNVLPNIQTPTFILNTAYDVWQLQESLAPRTADPRGLWQSCKQNYASCNSNQLQFLNGFRNEMLNAVKGFSGSGQNGVFINSCFAHCQSERQDTWYSSNSPRLGNKRIAEAVGDWFFERGNAKYTDCAYPCDGTCHHLVFKGRHL; via the exons ATGGGTTCTTGGCCCCTTCTTGCCCTGCTCCTCGGGTTCTTGGCGGGGATAGCGCGCGGCTCCGAGCCGTGGTCGAACGGCACGCAGGTCTACTCCACCAATGCCAACTCCGGCAGCGGCAGCAACGGCGCCTTCGTCGCCCTCACCCTCATCCAGTCCGCAGCCGCCAAGGGAGCCG TATGCTTGGATGGAAGCTTACCGGGTTACCACCTACACCGGGGATCTGGATCAGGGTCAAACAATTGGCTTGTCAATCTGGAG GGTGGAGGATGGTGCAATGATGTTAAAAGCTGCGTGTTCCGCAAGGGCAGTCGGCGTGGGTCATCAAACCACATGGAGAGGCAACTCCAGTTTACAGGCATAATGAGTAACAGACCTGAAGAAAATCCTG ATTTCTACAACTGGAACAGAGTGAAGGTTCGGTATTGTGATGGTGGATCCTTCACCGGTGATGGGGCTGACGCG GCTTCAGGCCTTTATTTCCGCGGTCAGCGTATTTGGCAGGCTGCTATCGATGACTTAATGGCCCAAGGAATGCGTTCTGCTAGTCAG GCCCTTCTTTCGGGATGCTCTGCTGGGGGTGCTTCTGCCATACTTCACTGTGATGAGTTCCGTGGAATGTTTCCATCAAATACCAGAGTCAAGTGCCTCGCTGATGCTGGAATGTTCCTTGACTC TGTTGATATTGCTGGTCGTCGAGAAATGAGAGACTTATTCAATGGCATTGTGAGATTGCAG GCTTCTGGAAGAAGCTTGCCTCGGTCTTGTACCTCTCGCATGGATAAAACCTCA TGCTTTTTTCCGCAGAACGTGTTGCCAAACATTCAAACTCCGACTTTTATCTTGAACACTGCTTATGATGTGTGGCAG CTTCAAGAAAGTCTGGCTCCCAGAACGGCTGATCCCCGGGGTCTATGGCAAAGTTGCAAGCAGAATTACGCCTCTTGCAATAGCAATCAACTTCAGTTTTTAAATG GCTTTAGGAATGAAATGCTTAACGCTGTGAAGGGTTTCTCCGGGTCAGGGCAGAATGGGGTATTCATCAACTCTTGTTTCGCGCATTGCCAGAGCGAGAGACAGGATACATGGTACTCGAGCAACTCCCCTCGTCTTGGCAACAAG AGAATCGCAGAAGCGGTCGGTGACTGGTTCTTCGAGAGGGGCAACGCCAAGTACACCGACTGCGCGTACCCTTGCGACGGCACGTGCCATCACCTTGTGTTCAAGGGGAGGCATCTCTAA